TCTCCTCTGGAATATCTGATGCTTTCCATCCTGCTCATGCTTCTGCAAAAACATCGTTGGGTTAGGTTAGAGAAGTTAGCCGAAAATTTTCCCAGTCCAATTCACCAGAGAAGTCGAATCAAAAAATTACAGAGATTTTTATCTCGACCTCAATGGGATGTAGCTAAACTCTGGTTTCCCATTTTTAAAGCATGGCTAGAGCAAACATTTGATCCGGATGAAGTTCTCTATATTGCCGTTGACCGCAGTCAATGGGGTAATGTCAATCTCTTTATGATAAGCTTAATTTATCAGAAGCGAGCCATTCCTATTGATTTCACTCTATTGGGAAAATTAGGAAACACAAGTGCTGATGAGCAAACGGTCTTATTAAGCCGAGTTTTAGAGTTATTGAAAGATTATCAGAAAGGGGTGATAGGAGACCGGGAATTCTGTAGTGTAGATTTAGCCAAATGGTTAGAGAGTCAGCCGAACACCTATTTTAGCTTACGGTTAAAGAAGAATACTTGTGTTCAACAAGAAGAGAAAATATGGCAACCACTTCAAACCCTAGGCATTAGACCGGGAATATCGGCTTATTATCGAGGAGTAAAAGTAACCAAAAGCAAGGGATTTGCTCCCGTCAATATTGCGGCAAAATGGAAAAGAACTTATGGGGGGATCTCCGTAGATGAAGCCTGGTTTGTGCTGACGAATTTACCTGATATTGAGTCGAGTTTATCGGCTTATGCTCGGCGTATGGGTATTGAAGAAATGTTCCGTGATTTCAAATCAGGTGGCTATAATCTAGAAGGGACTCAAGTGAGAGGTCAACGTTTATCAGCTCTGATTTTGTTGATGACTCTAGCTTATTGTTACTCCCTGTTTTCCGGTTCAGCTTTACTCAATAAAGGCATTGCTAAATATGTTG
This sequence is a window from Roseofilum reptotaenium CS-1145. Protein-coding genes within it:
- a CDS encoding IS4 family transposase, which codes for MKKLPSLYQNYLQQYFSPLEYLMLSILLMLLQKHRWVRLEKLAENFPSPIHQRSRIKKLQRFLSRPQWDVAKLWFPIFKAWLEQTFDPDEVLYIAVDRSQWGNVNLFMISLIYQKRAIPIDFTLLGKLGNTSADEQTVLLSRVLELLKDYQKGVIGDREFCSVDLAKWLESQPNTYFSLRLKKNTCVQQEEKIWQPLQTLGIRPGISAYYRGVKVTKSKGFAPVNIAAKWKRTYGGISVDEAWFVLTNLPDIESSLSAYARRMGIEEMFRDFKSGGYNLEGTQVRGQRLSALILLMTLAYCYSLFSGSALLNKGIAKYVARPTERKQKYRQHSHFYLGLQGGVWLDSLADFADEVELMMSFSPQSRHHYQKGLRAISLLQSVF